One Fusarium falciforme chromosome 1, complete sequence genomic window carries:
- a CDS encoding Metallophos domain-containing protein, with product MSGRHYQYRPSPKINFNDLSVAEVLWFNAKQVGHQVGRWAVGPWRRMAIAAGRRVAHQVRRNLTSRRLLSFPHLLVVFWVFVLLYGERWVFDGKVANCDWDHWEKWPKDAKPHHLVFVADPQLIDPHSYPGRPWPLNPLTVLITDNYLKRGYGAMQHRLHPDSVFFLGDLFDGGREWKTSKGNFVDPKWGRGRSKDEKKWVQTWHNKYGDDFWLQEYERFGDIFLDSWNKGGEVPGSWQRGRKLVASLPGNHDLGFGAQVQVPVRDRFSAFFGDVNRVDVIGNHTIVSVDSVSLSADTSEYKNQHDLRPIYGPVNEFLEGVKVTKRKAVEEELRHWHDLEGGLHYPHDVEELDKSNPTWGRATDAEAASQGPDFPTILLTHVPLYRAPGTPCGPKREHWPPAKPPKGQKGPVIPDEPNAISVVGGYQYQNVLNEADSVKLVKSIGNVKHVFSGDDHDYCEVVHSDAKENVREITVKSMSMAMGVPTPGFLMVSLYNPVDAKGKPLPGAPEQTIQTHLCLLPNQFHTYMEYIVFLVVTLVLLTVRAFLVPALSLTPFALEPEKQSASTVLPLYKDKMDPPEAFPSRTTSSSGTSAHHLPSRLSAAAPRNARSKSPAPSASPRWQARRGAGGGRNAKRWGWGADGGPRIHLDTSLFDTGTQEKRVGGRKALSVVGRELWTTTWRVAWMAVLFWVYLN from the exons atgtcggGTCGCCACTACCAGTATCGCCCCAGCCCCAAGATCAACTTCAACGACCTGTCGGTAGCCGAGGTGCTCTGGTTCAATGCAAAGCAGGTAGGCCACCAGGTAGGCCGGTGGGCCGTCGGTCCGTGGCGGAGGATGGCCATCGCGGCGGGCAGGAGGGTAGCGCACCAGGTGCGTCGCAACCTCACGTCTCGCCGGCTGCTAAGCTTCCCGCATTTGCTGGTCGTGTTTTGGGTCTTTGTGCTGCTCTATGGGGAGAGGTGGGTGTTTGATGGGAAGGTCGCTAACTGCGATTGGGATCATTGGGAGAAATGG CCGAAAGATGCGAAACCACACCACCTCGTCTTCGTTGCCGATCCTCAACTTATCGATCCGCATTCCTACCCTGGCCGACCATGGCCTCTAAACCCCCTGACGGTGCTCATAACCGACAACTACCTCAAGCGCGGCTATGGCGCGATGCAGCATCGGCTGCACCCTGACAGCGTATTCTTCCTCGGCGATCTATTCGACGGCGGCCGCGAGTGGAAGACGAGTAAGGGCAACTTTGTCGATCCGAAATGGGGACGGGGACGTtccaaggacgagaagaaaTGGGTCCAGACATGGCATAACAAATACGGAGACGACTTTTGGCTGCAAGAGTATGAGCGGTTCGGGGATATTTTCCTCGACAGCTGGAACAAGGGCGGCGAGGTGCCTGGATCCTGGCAGCGTGGGCGAAAGCTTGTGGCCAGTCTTCCAGGTAATCATGACTTGGGTTTTGGCGCTCAGGTTCAGGTTCCAGTGCGGGATCGCTTCAGCGCATTCTTTGGCGATGTGAATCGCGTGGATGTTATCGGAAACCACACTATCGTGTCGGTCGATTCGGTTTCTCTGAGCGCAGACACCTCCGAGTACAAGAACCAACATGACCTGCGCCCGATTTACGGCCCCGTTAACGAATTTCTGGAGGGTGTCAAGGTCACGAAGCGGAAggctgtggaggaggagttgCGCCATTGGCATGATCTTGAGGGAGGACTGCATTACCCGCATGAtgtcgaggagctggacaAGTCGAATCCTACCTGGGGTCGTGCTACTGATGCTGAGGCGGCTTCTCAGGGACCCGACTTTCCTACGATTCTTCTTACTCACGTCCCATTGTATCGTGCGCCCGGTACCCCTTGCGGGCCGAAGCGCGAGCATTGGCCGCCAGCGAAGCCTCCTAAGGGGCAAAAGGGGCCTGTGATCCCTGACGAACCGAATGCTATCAGCGTCGTGGGAGGATACCAGTACCAGAATGTGCTCAACGAGGCTGATTCGGTCAAGTTGGTGAAGAGCATCGGCAACGTCAAGCACGTCTTTTCTGGAGACGACCACGACTACTGTGAAGTGGTGCATTCAGATGCGAAGGAGAACGTTCGCGAAATCACGGTCAAGAGTATGAGCATGGCCATGGGCGTGCCCACGCCGGGTTTCCTCATGGTTAGCTTGTATAACCCGGTTgatgccaagggcaagccTCTTCCAGGAGCGCCAGAACAGACGATTCAGACGCACCTATGTCTTTTGCCCAACCAGTTCCATACCTATATGGAGTATATCGTCTTTCTTGTCGTcaccctcgtcctcctcaccgTTCGGGCATTCCTCGTTCCCGCACTCTCACTCACACCTTTCGCCCTTGAGCCTGAGAAGCAATCCGCCTCAACCGTCCTACCTCTGTATAAGGACAAGATGGATCCTCCTGAGGCCTTTCCTTCGCGCACAACATCGTCGTCAGGCACGTCGGCGCACCATCTCCCCTCGCGGCTCTCCGCCGCAGCACCACGCAACGCCCGGAGCAAGTCTCCCGCGCCTTCAGCCTCGCCCCGGTGGCAAGCGCGGCGCGGAGCGGGCGGAGGCCGGAATGCCAAGCGTTGGGGATGGGGAGCCGACGGCGGGCCGCGGATCCATCTTGACACCAGTCTCTTTGACACGGGGACCCAGGAGAAGCGTGTTGGTGGTAGAAAGGCTCTCAGCGTGGTTGGACGCGAGCTGTGGACGACGACATGGCGTGTGGCATGGATGGCGGTGTTGTTCTGGGTTTATCTCAACTAA